A genomic region of Halopelagius longus contains the following coding sequences:
- a CDS encoding NOG1 family protein, translated as MIFESLPTTPRSEELLDKAFSRAARSGRAKSGLEAQQSMLQTASSILSDNLENVVTEWPDFGTVDPFYYELADAIVDVDELRQALSEVTWASRQISEIRSEYQPKLRKTEPETARKHRKQAFARMADIMDEIEDDLLLVGEARDDLKDLPDIRPDEPAIVVAGYPNVGKSSFVNKVTRASNEIARYPFTTRGVQIGHFERDRVRYQIIDTPGLLDRPEEERNDIERQAASALEHLADAVIFVVDASGACGYPLDVQLELRDAVEERFGSVPVLTVCNKSDRSTDVEADLYMSVTNDEGIDEVLDAAVDAVGYEPDIPPSRQE; from the coding sequence ATGATTTTCGAGTCCCTACCGACGACGCCGCGGTCGGAGGAACTTCTCGACAAGGCGTTCTCTCGCGCGGCGCGTTCCGGACGTGCGAAGTCCGGGTTAGAGGCCCAGCAGTCGATGCTGCAGACGGCCTCCTCTATCCTCTCGGATAACTTAGAGAACGTCGTCACGGAGTGGCCCGACTTCGGCACGGTGGACCCCTTCTACTACGAACTCGCGGACGCCATCGTGGACGTCGACGAACTCCGGCAGGCGCTCTCGGAGGTGACGTGGGCGAGTCGGCAGATCTCCGAGATTCGCAGCGAGTACCAGCCGAAGCTCCGCAAGACGGAGCCGGAGACGGCGCGGAAGCACCGCAAGCAGGCGTTCGCCCGGATGGCAGACATCATGGACGAAATCGAAGACGACCTGCTCCTCGTCGGCGAGGCGCGCGACGACCTGAAGGACCTCCCCGACATCCGCCCCGACGAACCGGCCATCGTCGTCGCGGGCTACCCCAACGTCGGCAAGTCGTCGTTCGTCAACAAGGTCACCCGCGCCTCGAACGAGATAGCGCGCTACCCCTTCACGACGCGGGGCGTCCAGATCGGCCACTTCGAGCGCGACCGGGTTCGCTACCAGATAATCGACACGCCGGGACTCCTCGACAGGCCCGAGGAGGAACGAAACGACATCGAACGGCAGGCCGCGAGCGCACTCGAACATCTCGCGGACGCCGTCATCTTCGTCGTGGACGCAAGCGGCGCCTGCGGGTATCCCCTCGACGTGCAGTTAGAACTCCGCGACGCCGTCGAAGAGCGGTTCGGCTCCGTCCCCGTCCTGACCGTCTGCAACAAGAGCGACCGCTCGACGGACGTGGAGGCAGACCTCTACATGAGCGTCACGAACGACGAGGGTATCGACGAGGTACTCGACGCCGCCGTCGATGCGGTCGGATACGAACCGGATATCCCGCCGTCTCGGCAGGAGTAA
- a CDS encoding SIMPL domain-containing protein: MRYRAHLLPTALAALVLLSGCLAPLQTDGGSDDGAAAGPATISASGSGEVTAEADLAVISVSVTATADSADAARKQVAEDADRMRQALRDAGVPDDAVETTDYRVDAQYDHSKESREVVGYRAVHTYSVEVEPARAGEIVDVAVGNGASEVGNVAFTLTEETRAELRQQAIERAMDAARTDAETMASASNLTLGDVRSASTDGSNQPMYYDRAVAETAAGGSTSFEPGPVTVTATVSVTYEAE, from the coding sequence ATGCGATACAGAGCGCACCTACTTCCGACCGCACTCGCCGCCCTCGTCCTGCTCTCTGGGTGCCTCGCGCCCCTCCAGACCGACGGCGGAAGCGACGACGGGGCCGCCGCCGGCCCCGCGACCATCTCGGCGTCCGGGTCAGGCGAAGTGACCGCGGAGGCCGACCTCGCGGTGATTTCGGTCTCCGTGACCGCCACCGCCGACTCGGCCGACGCCGCCCGGAAACAGGTGGCCGAGGACGCAGACCGGATGCGACAGGCGCTCCGTGACGCCGGCGTGCCCGACGACGCCGTCGAGACCACCGACTACCGCGTCGACGCCCAGTACGACCACTCGAAGGAGAGCCGCGAAGTCGTCGGTTACCGCGCGGTCCACACCTACAGCGTCGAAGTCGAACCCGCCCGCGCGGGCGAAATCGTAGACGTCGCCGTCGGCAACGGCGCGAGCGAAGTCGGCAACGTCGCGTTCACCCTCACCGAGGAGACGCGCGCCGAACTCAGACAACAGGCGATAGAGCGCGCGATGGACGCGGCCCGCACGGACGCCGAGACGATGGCGTCCGCGTCGAACCTCACCCTCGGCGACGTCAGGTCGGCCTCGACGGACGGCAGCAACCAACCGATGTACTACGACCGCGCCGTCGCAGAAACCGCCGCGGGAGGCTCCACCTCCTTCGAACCCGGCCCGGTGACGGTGACCGCGACGGTCAGCGTCACCTACGAAGCCGAGTAA
- a CDS encoding TIGR00341 family protein, producing MRLVQVMVPTGKRQAVVGALEEEGIDYALSTESSNRQYAAVVTFPIPKAAVEHILQRLRDVGIERDSYIVVTEAETVVSRRFDELQDEWNEENPEGSDRIAREELVARAEEMAPQTLTFVVMTVISAIVATAGVLLDSPAVVVGSMVIAPLVGPAMTTSVGTIIDDREMFARGAKLQASGILLGIVSAALFALVLRMTNIVPLTGQEVFSIGEVESRLSPDVLSLVVALGAGAAGAFSLASGVSAALVGVMIAAALVPPMAVVGIGLAWGSPVAVLGSAVLVLVNVLSINVVALVVLWRMGYRPKLWVQENEARSIMMTRVTTFSVILLILTAVLGAATYGSVRSAEFENDARVAIEESLPQDASLISMEVGYRSFPLLTPERITITIGYPPGEPPPQVADEISRKLNDQAPETLEPWREEGVQVEVRYIAIQRPNGESGGATTPGDEDGGPERPAVSARGVGPRSPAV from the coding sequence GTGCGACTCGTCCAAGTGATGGTTCCGACGGGGAAGCGACAGGCCGTCGTCGGAGCCCTCGAAGAGGAGGGCATCGACTACGCCCTCTCCACCGAGTCGAGCAACCGTCAGTACGCCGCAGTCGTCACGTTCCCCATCCCGAAAGCCGCCGTCGAACACATCCTCCAACGCCTCCGCGACGTGGGTATCGAACGCGACTCCTACATCGTCGTCACGGAGGCCGAGACGGTCGTCTCTCGGCGCTTCGACGAGCTTCAAGACGAGTGGAACGAGGAGAACCCGGAGGGGAGCGACCGAATCGCGCGCGAGGAACTCGTCGCCCGCGCCGAGGAGATGGCGCCGCAGACGCTGACGTTCGTCGTGATGACCGTCATCAGCGCCATCGTCGCCACCGCGGGGGTGCTCCTCGACTCGCCCGCCGTCGTCGTCGGGTCGATGGTCATCGCTCCGCTGGTCGGCCCGGCGATGACGACGAGCGTCGGCACGATAATCGACGACCGGGAGATGTTCGCCCGCGGGGCGAAGTTGCAGGCGTCCGGCATCCTCCTCGGCATCGTGAGCGCCGCGCTCTTCGCGCTGGTACTCCGGATGACGAACATCGTCCCCCTCACCGGGCAGGAGGTGTTCTCCATCGGGGAGGTGGAGTCGCGCCTCTCGCCCGACGTTCTGTCGTTGGTCGTCGCCCTCGGTGCGGGGGCCGCCGGGGCGTTCTCGCTCGCTTCCGGCGTCTCCGCCGCCCTCGTCGGTGTCATGATCGCCGCGGCGTTGGTGCCCCCGATGGCGGTGGTCGGTATCGGCCTCGCGTGGGGGTCGCCGGTCGCGGTACTCGGGTCGGCGGTGCTCGTCCTCGTGAACGTCCTCTCCATCAACGTCGTCGCCCTCGTCGTGCTGTGGCGGATGGGATACCGGCCGAAACTGTGGGTCCAGGAGAACGAAGCCCGGTCGATCATGATGACCCGCGTCACGACGTTCAGCGTGATTCTGCTCATCCTCACGGCCGTGCTCGGCGCCGCCACGTACGGTTCGGTTCGGAGCGCGGAGTTCGAGAACGACGCCCGGGTCGCAATCGAGGAGTCGCTTCCGCAGGACGCGAGTCTCATCTCGATGGAGGTCGGATATCGGAGTTTCCCCCTCCTGACCCCGGAGCGCATCACCATCACTATCGGCTATCCGCCGGGCGAACCGCCGCCGCAGGTCGCCGACGAAATCAGCCGCAAACTCAACGACCAGGCGCCCGAGACGCTCGAACCGTGGAGAGAGGAGGGCGTCCAAGTCGAGGTTCGATACATCGCCATCCAACGGCCGAACGGAGAGTCGGGCGGCGCGACGACTCCCGGAGACGAGGACGGCGGCCCCGAACGCCCCGCGGTGTCCGCGAGGGGGGTCGGCCCCCGTTCGCCCGCGGTCTGA
- the gvpO gene encoding gas vesicle protein GvpO, halophile-type, whose protein sequence is MANAPATSDETEQCIALTRDGERCSRTAGDGDFCYQHGQSDDTIDEIAADGGTEAESGSESDGGSGSGESESESRDEAETESESDANAETESESESDTDAESDADTDSDADSGDGTETSDIGREGDETVDSDGLEDAAEGTGGESVDIVEVRRIVESTASDLIGRELDGISEIRAEEDGWLVVADLIERPAVPDSQDILGSYELELGPGGAIQGYRRVNRYRRSDTADVE, encoded by the coding sequence ATGGCCAACGCCCCAGCGACGAGCGACGAGACGGAGCAATGCATCGCTCTCACCCGGGACGGCGAACGGTGTTCCCGAACCGCCGGCGACGGCGACTTCTGTTACCAACACGGACAGAGCGACGATACTATCGACGAGATAGCCGCCGACGGCGGAACGGAAGCCGAAAGCGGGAGCGAAAGCGACGGCGGGAGCGGAAGCGGCGAGAGCGAAAGCGAATCCCGAGACGAAGCCGAAACGGAGTCCGAGTCCGACGCCAACGCCGAAACGGAATCCGAATCCGAATCCGACACCGACGCCGAGTCCGACGCCGACACCGACTCAGACGCCGACTCCGGAGACGGAACCGAGACGAGCGACATCGGCAGGGAGGGCGACGAGACGGTGGACTCGGACGGACTCGAAGACGCCGCCGAGGGGACGGGCGGGGAGTCCGTCGATATCGTCGAAGTCAGACGAATCGTCGAATCCACCGCTTCGGACCTCATCGGACGGGAGTTAGACGGCATCAGCGAGATCAGAGCCGAGGAGGACGGCTGGTTGGTCGTGGCCGACCTGATAGAGCGTCCGGCGGTGCCCGACTCCCAAGACATCCTCGGCAGTTACGAACTCGAACTCGGACCCGGCGGCGCGATTCAGGGCTACCGCCGCGTCAACCGCTACCGGCGGAGCGACACGGCGGACGTGGAGTGA